In one window of Romboutsia hominis DNA:
- the yfmF gene encoding EF-P 5-aminopentanol modification-associated protein YfmF, with protein MEKDVKKISLGQNINLTLIPASKFKSNLVSIYIQRLLDREEVTKNALLPAIITSGCEKYQSSREISHKLDDLYGSSVMGDVSKRGERQVISFKIISTNQKYLDEKIFKDVIEFFNEVLNKPLVIDNGFKKDYVDIEKRNLKDRIQAKINDKGRYALERCFEEMCKDERYSISEYGYEEDLEKINEKDLYEHYKKIIKTSPIDIVVEGDFDEEEVKETITKNFTFERDEIIDIPRATYEKKVEKVKTIEEKMDITQGKLVMGYRANIDYIDESKYYPLIVGSNVLGGGPHSKMFVNIREKESLCYYIYSSVEKYKSILFVSSGIESQNYEKTVELVGKQLESVKKGEISKEEIENSKSALINSMKSLGDSIGGMSDFYFAQGMSKTNSTVEEIINKVASVEIEDIVKAFENIELDTIYFLRN; from the coding sequence ATGGAAAAAGACGTAAAAAAAATAAGCTTAGGTCAAAATATTAATTTAACATTAATACCTGCAAGTAAGTTTAAGTCTAATTTAGTTAGTATATATATACAAAGACTATTAGACAGAGAAGAAGTAACAAAAAATGCATTATTACCTGCTATAATAACTAGTGGATGCGAGAAATATCAAAGTTCAAGAGAAATATCACATAAGTTAGATGATTTATATGGTTCATCTGTTATGGGAGATGTATCTAAAAGAGGAGAACGTCAAGTAATAAGTTTTAAAATAATAAGTACTAATCAAAAATATTTAGATGAAAAGATATTTAAAGATGTAATTGAGTTTTTTAATGAAGTATTAAATAAACCTTTAGTAATAGATAATGGATTTAAAAAAGATTACGTAGATATAGAAAAAAGAAACTTAAAAGATAGAATACAAGCAAAAATCAATGATAAAGGTAGATATGCACTTGAAAGATGTTTTGAGGAAATGTGTAAAGATGAAAGATATAGTATAAGTGAATATGGATACGAAGAAGATTTAGAAAAAATAAACGAAAAAGACTTATACGAACATTACAAGAAAATAATAAAAACATCTCCAATAGACATAGTTGTAGAAGGAGATTTTGATGAAGAAGAAGTAAAAGAAACAATAACTAAAAACTTTACTTTTGAAAGAGATGAAATAATAGATATACCAAGAGCTACTTATGAAAAGAAAGTAGAAAAAGTAAAAACTATTGAAGAAAAAATGGATATAACTCAAGGTAAATTAGTAATGGGATATAGAGCAAATATAGACTATATAGACGAAAGCAAATACTATCCATTAATAGTTGGTTCTAATGTATTAGGTGGTGGACCACATTCTAAGATGTTTGTAAATATAAGAGAGAAAGAAAGCTTATGTTACTATATATATTCATCAGTTGAAAAATATAAATCAATATTATTTGTATCTTCTGGAATAGAATCTCAAAACTATGAAAAAACAGTGGAATTAGTAGGTAAGCAATTAGAGAGTGTTAAAAAAGGAGAAATTTCTAAAGAAGAAATAGAAAACAGTAAAAGTGCTTTAATAAATTCTATGAAATCATTAGGAGATAGCATAGGAGGAATGTCTGATTTTTATTTTGCACAGGGAATGAGTAAAACAAATTCTACAGTAGAAGAAATAATAAATAAAGTTGCAAGCGTAGAAATTGAAGATATAGTTAAAGCATTTGAAAATATAGAACTTGATACTATATATTTCTTAAGAAATTAG